Proteins from a genomic interval of Drosophila melanogaster chromosome 2R:
- the Drl-2 gene encoding derailed 2, isoform C — MELLPLKSPLPILLLCLTISTSVSGYLNIFISHHEVMKLMGLEADLFYVHEGAINTYAMHFTVPVPADVHELEFSWQSLIAYPLPYAISIEYNNDQEALGTPTLSIPHKGLVPQEIESFLVYLPCTGNASLQMPVNVNMVVRAPPRFNDTRLHFKRNKICAKGISPEPNQSPAPAHAPSQGPALLSAAACALGLVLAVGLVASMMYVRARKQLRQDSLHTSFTTAAYGSHQNVFIRLDPLGRPPSATGSYATIASLNKYPADSKKSCSIFDRFRSSPTPTPYATALLPMNLEQTAETIYSKPESICPSRISYYASSQLTQPCSLSTPKSIRSNGNGNCTSGSGSLSLFGGIPTGSTITMASHGEKGNQRLRRITSVQPGALSYEELVKEGTFGRIYAGKLGESCEALVKTVIDGASLTQVACLLQDASLLIGVSHQHILAPLLANTELPGPPEIAYPHPSKGNLKMYLQKSRESSTALSTRQLVEFGLHITKGLAYLHSLGIVHKDIATRNCYLDEESYVKICDSALSRDLFPDDYDCLGDNENRPLKWLSLESLQKRVYATQGDVWALGVTYWELVTLAQMPHEEVDIFELTNYLAAGFRLEQPVNCPDEFFTVMNCCWHCEAKQRPTPSQLLSYLQDFHADLGMYI; from the exons GACTCGAGGCGGACCTGTTCTATGTGCACGAGGGAGCCATCAACACATACGCAATGCACTTCACCGTCCCAGTGCCCGCGGATGTCCATGAGCTGGAGTTTTCCTGGCAGAGTCTGATTGCCTACCCA CTGCCATACGCCATTAGTATTGAGTATAACAACGACCAGGAGGCACTGGGCACGCCCACGTTGAGCATTCCGCACAAGGGTCTGGTGCCACAGGAGATCGAGTCCTTCCTGGTTTACCTGCCCTGCACCGGAAATGCGAGCCTACAGATGCCCGTCAATGTCAACATGGTAGTACGGGCTCCTCCTCGATTCAACGACACCCGGCTCCACTTTAAGCGCAATAAGATCTGCGCCAAAG GCATCTCACCTGAGCCCAATCAATCGCCGGCGCCAGCCCACGCACCCTCCCAAGGACCCGCCCTCCTCAGTGCCGCCGCCTGTGCTCtgggtttggttttggccGTGGGACTAGTGGCCAGCATGATGTATGTGAGGGCGCGCAAACAGCTTCGCCAGGACTCGCTACA CACCAGTTTCACCACCGCAGCTTATGGCAGCCACCAAAACGTGTTCATCCGACTGGATCCCCTGGGAAGACCGCCGAGTGCCACGGGATCCTATGCGACCATTGCCAGCCTCAACAAATACCCTGCGGACAGCAAAAAGTCGTGCAGCATATTCGACC GTTTCCGGAGCTCACCCACCCCCACGCCGTATGCCACCGCCCTGCTGCCCATGAACCTTGAACAGACCGCAGAGACGATTTACTCGAAGCCAGAGTCGATCTGTCCCTCGAGGATTTCCTACTACGCCTCCTCGCAACTGACCCAG CCTTGCAGCCTATCGACGCCGAAGAGCATCCGAAGCAACGGCAATGGCAACTGCACCAGCGGAAGTGGCAGCCTAAGCCTTTTTGGAGGCATCCCCACCGGCAGCACCATCACCATGGCCAGTCACGGGGAGAAGGGTAACCAACGGCTGCGACGGATAACCAGCGTCCAGCCCGGTGCCCTCAGCTACGAGGAGCTGGTCAAGGAGGGCACCTTCGGCCGGATTTACGCCGGCAAGCTGGGCGAGTCATGCGAGGCGCTCGTAAAGACCGTCATCGATGGCGCATCGCTCACCCAGGTGGCCTGCCTGCTGCAGGACGCCTCCCTGCTGATCGGCGTCAGTCATCAGCACATCCTGGCACCGCTGTTGGCCAACACGGAGCTGCCGGGTCCACCGGAGATTGCCTATCCCCATCCGTCCAAGGGCAATCTCAAGAT GTACTTGCAAAAGTCGCGGGAATCGAGCACAGCATTGAGTACGCGCCAACTGGTTGAGTTTGGGCTGCACATCACCAAGGGATTGGCCTATCTGCACTCACTGGGAATCGTTCACAAGGACATTGCTACACGCAATTGCTA CCTTGACGAAGAGTCCTATGTGAAGATCTGCGATAGCGCCCTCTCTCGCGATCTCTTCCCAGACGACTACGACTGTCTGGGCGACAATGAGAATCGCCCGCTGAAGTGGCTGTCGCTGGAATCCCTCCAGAAGCGGGTCTATGCCACCCAGGGCGACGTGTGGGCCTTGGGCGTGACCTACTGGGAGCTGGTCACTCTGGCGCAGATGCCGCACGAGGAGGTGGATATATTCGAGCTTACCAATTACTTGGCTGCCGGCTTCCGGCTGGAGCAGCCAGTCAACTGCCCAGATGAATT CTTTACGGTTATGAACTGCTGCTGGCACTGCGAGGCCAAACAGCGACCTACGCCCTCACAGTTGCTATCGTATCTGCAGGACTTCCATGCGGATCTGGGCATGTACATCTAA